Proteins encoded within one genomic window of Mycobacteriales bacterium:
- the leuA gene encoding 2-isopropylmalate synthase: MPGMPAAHRYQPFAPIDIPDRTWPGKVITAPPLWCSVDLRDGNQALIDPMDAQRKLRMFDLLVSMGYKEIEVGFPAASQTDFDFIRMLVETDRVPDDVTVQVLTQAREELIERSCESLAGFRGTALIHLYNSTSTLQRRVVFGLDRDGIKDIAVRGAQWCQKYADELLGGTDVRWQYSPESFTGTELDYAVEVCEAVMDVWEPSPERKVVLNLPATVEMATPNVYADQIEWFGRNVARRDSVVLSLHPHNDRGTAVAAAEQGVMAGADRVEGCLFGNGERTGNVCLVTLGLNLFSQGIDPGIDFSDIDEIRRTVEHCNQLPVHPRHPYGGDLVYTAFSGSHQDAIKKGFEALERDAAEAGVPVDEFRWEVPYLPIDPHDVGRSYEAVIRVNSQSGKGGVAYVLKNDYHLDVPRRMQIEFARVVQHLADDEGGEVAPKQIWELYEQTYLEHGAVRLLGYTVDSGDVDHITARVEVDGAEHEIAGAGNGPIAAFVHALGQIGIDVRVLDYHEHATGAGEEAQAASYLEVAVDDRVLWGCAMHPSITTASLGALVSAVNRARR; this comes from the coding sequence ATGCCGGGCATGCCCGCCGCACATCGTTACCAGCCGTTCGCACCCATCGACATCCCCGACCGCACCTGGCCGGGCAAGGTCATCACCGCGCCGCCGCTCTGGTGCAGCGTCGACCTCCGGGACGGCAACCAGGCACTGATCGACCCCATGGACGCGCAGCGCAAGCTGCGGATGTTCGACCTGCTCGTGTCCATGGGCTACAAGGAGATCGAGGTCGGGTTCCCGGCCGCGAGCCAGACCGACTTCGACTTCATCCGCATGCTGGTCGAGACCGACCGGGTCCCCGACGACGTCACGGTCCAGGTGCTCACCCAGGCCCGCGAGGAGCTGATCGAGCGCAGCTGCGAGTCGCTGGCCGGCTTCCGCGGCACCGCGCTCATCCACCTCTACAACTCCACCTCGACCCTGCAACGACGGGTGGTCTTCGGCCTCGATCGTGACGGCATCAAGGACATCGCCGTACGCGGGGCGCAGTGGTGCCAGAAGTACGCCGACGAGCTGCTGGGCGGCACCGACGTGCGCTGGCAGTACAGCCCCGAGTCGTTCACCGGGACCGAGCTCGACTACGCGGTCGAGGTCTGCGAAGCGGTGATGGACGTCTGGGAGCCGAGCCCCGAGCGCAAGGTCGTGCTGAACCTGCCGGCCACCGTCGAGATGGCGACGCCCAACGTCTACGCCGACCAGATCGAGTGGTTCGGCCGCAACGTCGCCCGCCGCGACTCCGTCGTACTCAGCCTGCACCCGCACAACGACCGCGGCACCGCGGTCGCGGCCGCCGAGCAGGGCGTCATGGCCGGCGCCGACCGGGTCGAGGGGTGCCTGTTCGGCAACGGCGAGCGCACCGGCAACGTCTGCCTGGTGACGCTGGGGCTCAACCTGTTCAGCCAGGGCATCGACCCGGGCATCGACTTCAGCGACATCGACGAGATCCGCCGAACGGTCGAGCACTGCAACCAGCTGCCCGTGCACCCGCGCCACCCCTACGGCGGCGACCTGGTCTACACGGCGTTCTCCGGCTCCCACCAGGACGCCATCAAGAAGGGCTTCGAAGCCCTCGAGCGCGACGCGGCCGAGGCCGGCGTGCCGGTCGACGAGTTCCGCTGGGAGGTGCCCTACCTGCCCATCGACCCGCACGACGTGGGCCGCAGCTACGAGGCGGTCATCCGGGTCAACTCGCAGTCCGGCAAGGGCGGCGTCGCCTACGTGCTGAAGAACGACTACCACCTCGACGTGCCGCGCCGGATGCAGATCGAGTTCGCGCGGGTCGTGCAGCACCTCGCCGACGACGAGGGCGGCGAGGTAGCGCCGAAGCAGATCTGGGAGCTCTACGAGCAGACCTACCTGGAGCACGGCGCGGTGCGGCTGCTCGGCTACACCGTCGACTCCGGCGACGTCGACCACATCACCGCACGGGTCGAGGTCGACGGCGCGGAGCACGAGATCGCCGGGGCCGGCAACGGTCCGATCGCGGCGTTCGTGCACGCACTCGGCCAGATCGGCATCGACGTGCGGGTGCTCGACTACCACGAGCACGCGACCGGCGCCGGCGAGGAAGCGCAGGCCGCGTCCTACCTCGAGGTCGCCGTCGACGACCGCGTGCTGTGGGGCTGCGCGATGCATCCGAGCATCACCACCGCCTCGCTGGGCGCCCTCGTGAGCGCCGTCAACCGCGCCCGCCGCTAA
- a CDS encoding pyridoxamine 5'-phosphate oxidase family protein produces the protein MAKTYDGIDARLRAFIAAQHVFFVATAPSGGDGHVNVSPKGTPGTFVVFDERRVGYLDLTGSGAETAAHLRDNGRITVMFCSFDGPPKVLRLHGTGRLVVPDDGDWPGLAARFPDHRGARAIVVVDVQRVSDSCGYGLPILAFQGERDLLDQWTDRKDDATLVDYRLRHNTHSIDGLDALPVQTPLPTAHHETSVSTGETPSRLGG, from the coding sequence GTGGCCAAGACGTACGACGGCATCGACGCGCGGCTGCGTGCGTTCATCGCCGCGCAACACGTGTTCTTCGTCGCGACCGCCCCGAGCGGGGGCGACGGCCACGTCAACGTCTCGCCGAAAGGCACGCCCGGCACGTTCGTGGTGTTCGACGAGCGCAGGGTCGGCTACCTCGACCTGACCGGCAGCGGCGCCGAGACCGCCGCGCACTTGCGCGACAACGGCCGCATCACCGTGATGTTCTGCTCCTTCGACGGGCCGCCCAAGGTGCTGCGGCTGCACGGCACCGGCCGGTTGGTCGTCCCCGACGACGGCGACTGGCCAGGCCTCGCGGCTCGCTTCCCGGACCACCGGGGCGCCCGGGCCATCGTCGTCGTCGACGTGCAGCGGGTCTCCGACTCCTGCGGCTACGGCCTCCCGATCCTGGCCTTCCAGGGAGAGCGGGACCTGCTCGACCAGTGGACCGACCGCAAGGACGACGCGACACTCGTCGACTACCGGTTGCGACACAACACCCACAGCATCGACGGGCTCGACGCGCTCCCCGTCCAGACGCCGCTGCCGACAGCTCACCATGAGACGAGCGTCTCGACCGGCGAGACGCCATCTCGCCTCGGCGGTTGA
- a CDS encoding AarF/UbiB family protein — protein sequence MALTIDPRHLRRYRDIARLLVKYGRSDVVQAAGLDAVLRDEQAAPGEMETAEHLAADLEAMGPTFVKLGQLLSSRVDLLPSTYTDALSRLQDSLEPFSFDEVEDVVTSELGVRLARAYADFDEKPMAAASLGQVHRAVLRSGDEVVVKVQRPGVRRTVADDMDVLGEIAEFLDEHSAAAARFALTGLLEEFRRSLLDELDYRREASNLVRLGEIVADRPRLVVPRPYDGLTTSRVLTMERMRGHKVTELNPVVLTDIDGPTLAADLVAGYLDQILVAGFFHADPHAGNLLLLDDARLALLDLGQVARLDERMRGRLVRMLLAVAEGKSGEVASIAAEMCERMPSYDDRLLRRQIADLVDRATREQSEMQAGSVVLHLTQVCGAAGLRPPPALAMVGKALLSLDEVARTLDPHYRPVEVLREHTVALVRSGLRPSLEGTFSAMLQTKDLVEQLPGRVNRVMAALADGDLRVRVQAFDEKEFLDGLHRMANRVATGLVVAALVVGAAVLSQVHSTSTILGYPSVAFIFFLIAAVAGLVLVVSIVWSDRRMRARYTRSRDRS from the coding sequence GTGGCCCTGACCATCGACCCTCGACACCTGCGCCGCTACCGGGACATCGCCCGCCTGCTGGTCAAGTACGGCCGCAGCGACGTGGTCCAGGCGGCCGGGCTCGACGCGGTGCTGCGCGACGAGCAGGCCGCCCCCGGCGAGATGGAGACCGCCGAGCACCTCGCGGCGGACCTGGAGGCGATGGGCCCGACGTTCGTGAAGCTCGGGCAGCTGCTGTCGTCGCGGGTGGACCTCCTGCCCAGCACCTACACCGACGCGCTCAGCCGGCTCCAGGACAGCCTCGAGCCGTTCTCGTTCGACGAGGTCGAGGACGTCGTCACCAGCGAGCTCGGGGTGCGGCTCGCGCGCGCCTACGCCGACTTCGACGAGAAGCCGATGGCGGCGGCCTCGCTGGGGCAGGTGCACCGGGCGGTCCTGCGGAGCGGCGACGAGGTCGTCGTGAAGGTGCAGCGGCCAGGCGTACGCCGCACCGTCGCCGACGACATGGACGTCCTCGGCGAGATCGCGGAGTTCCTCGACGAGCACTCCGCGGCAGCGGCGCGCTTCGCGTTGACCGGCCTGCTGGAGGAGTTCCGGCGCTCGCTGCTCGACGAGCTCGACTACCGGCGCGAGGCCTCCAACCTGGTCCGGCTCGGCGAGATCGTGGCCGACCGGCCGCGGCTCGTCGTACCCCGGCCCTACGACGGGCTGACCACCAGCCGGGTGCTGACGATGGAGCGGATGCGGGGCCACAAGGTCACCGAGCTCAACCCCGTGGTGCTCACCGACATCGACGGGCCGACGCTCGCCGCCGACCTCGTCGCGGGCTACCTCGACCAGATCCTCGTCGCCGGCTTCTTCCACGCCGATCCGCACGCCGGCAACCTGCTGCTGCTCGACGATGCGCGGCTGGCGCTGCTGGACCTGGGGCAGGTGGCCCGCCTCGACGAGCGGATGCGCGGCCGGCTCGTGCGCATGCTGCTCGCCGTCGCCGAGGGCAAGAGCGGCGAGGTCGCGAGCATCGCCGCGGAGATGTGCGAGCGGATGCCGTCGTACGACGACCGGCTCCTGCGCCGGCAGATTGCCGACCTCGTCGATCGCGCCACCCGCGAACAGTCGGAGATGCAGGCCGGATCCGTGGTCCTGCACCTCACCCAGGTCTGCGGCGCCGCGGGCCTGCGACCGCCGCCTGCGCTGGCGATGGTCGGCAAGGCGTTGCTCAGCCTCGACGAGGTCGCCCGCACGCTCGACCCGCACTACCGGCCGGTCGAGGTGCTGCGCGAGCACACGGTCGCGCTCGTGCGCTCCGGGCTGCGGCCGAGCCTCGAAGGCACGTTCTCGGCGATGCTGCAGACGAAGGACCTCGTCGAGCAGCTGCCGGGCCGGGTCAACCGCGTGATGGCTGCCCTCGCCGACGGCGACCTGCGGGTGCGGGTGCAGGCCTTCGACGAGAAGGAGTTCCTCGACGGGCTGCACCGGATGGCCAACCGGGTCGCGACCGGTCTGGTGGTCGCCGCGCTGGTCGTGGGCGCGGCCGTCCTGTCACAGGTGCACTCGACCTCGACGATCCTCGGCTACCCGAGCGTCGCGTTCATCTTCTTCCTCATCGCCGCGGTCGCCGGCCTGGTGCTCGTCGTCTCGATCGTGTGGTCCGACCGCCGGATGCGCGCCCGCTACACCCGCTCGAGGGACCGCTCCTGA
- a CDS encoding alpha/beta hydrolase yields the protein MIFSSYDRARLSVELVGEGPTVICLPGGPGRAAAYLEDLGGLGASRRLALLDGRGSGRSPFPDDPATLAFPAQAGDVEALRAELGVDKVTVLGHSAGTLVAMAYAAAHADRLEALVLVTPTGRMHGVDHPDVAAIRAARSGEPWYAEAHEAEQQMADAPRGMQAELEKAQRPFFYGSWDDRVQEHAASADRQMSPRATLGFAPPPGFDAQTILSPLSQVTAPVLVVAGSRDGLTGVEAAHAVARGFPNAETAVLEGAGHFPWVDEPDAFRTAVLDFLDR from the coding sequence GTGATCTTCAGCTCCTACGACCGGGCGCGCCTGTCGGTCGAGCTCGTCGGCGAAGGCCCGACGGTCATCTGCCTGCCCGGTGGCCCCGGGCGCGCGGCCGCCTACCTGGAGGACCTCGGAGGGCTGGGCGCGTCGCGTCGCCTCGCGCTGCTCGACGGCCGCGGCTCGGGTCGCTCGCCCTTCCCCGACGACCCGGCGACGCTCGCCTTCCCGGCGCAGGCCGGCGACGTCGAGGCGCTGCGCGCCGAGCTCGGCGTCGACAAGGTCACCGTCCTCGGGCACTCCGCCGGCACGCTCGTCGCGATGGCCTACGCCGCGGCGCACGCCGACCGGCTGGAGGCGCTGGTGCTCGTCACGCCGACCGGCCGGATGCACGGCGTCGACCACCCCGACGTCGCGGCGATCCGCGCGGCCCGCTCCGGCGAGCCGTGGTACGCCGAGGCGCACGAGGCCGAGCAGCAGATGGCCGACGCCCCGCGGGGCATGCAGGCCGAGCTGGAGAAGGCGCAGCGGCCGTTCTTCTACGGCAGCTGGGACGACCGGGTGCAGGAGCACGCGGCGTCCGCCGACCGGCAGATGTCGCCGCGCGCCACGCTCGGCTTCGCCCCGCCGCCGGGCTTCGACGCGCAGACGATCCTCAGCCCGCTCTCGCAGGTGACCGCGCCGGTCCTCGTCGTCGCCGGCTCGCGCGACGGGCTCACCGGCGTCGAGGCCGCCCACGCCGTCGCGCGCGGCTTCCCCAATGCCGAGACGGCGGTGCTCGAGGGCGCCGGTCACTTCCCCTGGGTCGACGAGCCCGACGCGTTCCGTACGGCGGTGCTCGACTTCCTCGATCGCTGA
- the ilvN gene encoding acetolactate synthase small subunit codes for MSRHTLSVLVENKPGVLARVAALFSRRGFNIESLAVGPTEHPDVSRMTIVVNVEESPLEQVTKQLNKLVNVIKIVELESSASVQRELLLVKVKADLATRSHVLETVQLFRAKVVDVAPDAVTIEATGSSDKLDAFLRVLETFGVRELVQSGMVAVGRGPRSITDRTLRPVDRPPAERTA; via the coding sequence ATGAGCAGGCACACGCTGTCGGTCCTGGTGGAGAACAAGCCCGGTGTGCTCGCCCGGGTGGCGGCGCTGTTCTCCCGCCGCGGGTTCAACATCGAGTCGCTCGCGGTCGGTCCCACCGAGCACCCCGACGTCTCGCGCATGACGATCGTCGTCAACGTCGAGGAGTCGCCGCTCGAGCAGGTGACGAAGCAGCTCAACAAGCTGGTCAACGTCATCAAGATCGTCGAGCTCGAGTCGTCGGCCTCGGTGCAGCGCGAGCTGCTGCTGGTCAAGGTCAAGGCGGACCTGGCGACCCGCTCGCACGTGCTCGAGACCGTGCAGCTGTTCCGCGCCAAGGTCGTCGACGTCGCGCCGGACGCCGTGACGATCGAGGCGACCGGCAGCTCGGACAAGCTCGACGCCTTCCTGCGCGTGCTCGAGACGTTCGGGGTCCGCGAACTGGTGCAGTCGGGCATGGTCGCCGTCGGCCGCGGGCCGCGCTCGATCACCGACCGCACGCTGCGTCCGGTCGACCGGCCGCCGGCCGAGCGCACGGCCTGA
- a CDS encoding 3-isopropylmalate dehydrogenase, whose amino-acid sequence MSRTLRLAVIPGDGIGTEVVAEGLKVLDAVAPAHGLTVETTGYDLGAKRWHETGETLPDSVLGELSTADAILLGAVGDPTVPSGVLERGLLLKLRFAFEHAVNLRPVKLYPGVTSPVTAGTPESIDMVVVREGTEGPYAGVGGFLRGGTSQEIATEQSLNTRFGVERVVRDAFRRADGRRRKLTLVHKTNVLTHAGSLWLRTVDAVKVDFPDVDVDYVHVDAACLYFVTQPERFDVVVTDNLFGDIVTDLGAAIAGGIGLAASGNLNVDGTAPSMFEPVHGSAPDIAGQGKADPTATVLSVALLLDHVGCPEAARKVEAAVADDLATRGTAPRSTAEIGDALAARVG is encoded by the coding sequence GTGAGCCGCACCCTCCGACTGGCAGTCATCCCCGGCGACGGCATCGGCACCGAGGTCGTCGCCGAGGGCCTCAAAGTCCTCGACGCGGTCGCGCCCGCCCACGGCCTGACCGTCGAGACGACCGGCTACGACCTCGGCGCCAAGCGCTGGCACGAGACCGGCGAGACGCTGCCCGACTCCGTGCTCGGCGAGCTCTCGACGGCCGACGCGATCCTGCTGGGCGCGGTGGGTGACCCCACCGTCCCGTCGGGCGTGCTCGAGCGCGGCCTGCTGTTGAAGCTGCGGTTCGCCTTCGAGCACGCGGTCAACCTGCGGCCGGTCAAGCTCTACCCGGGTGTCACCAGCCCCGTGACGGCCGGCACGCCCGAGAGCATCGACATGGTCGTCGTACGCGAAGGGACCGAGGGGCCCTACGCCGGCGTCGGCGGCTTCCTGCGCGGCGGCACCTCGCAGGAGATCGCCACCGAGCAGAGCCTCAACACCCGCTTCGGCGTGGAGCGGGTGGTGCGTGACGCGTTCCGCCGCGCCGACGGCCGGCGCAGGAAGCTCACGCTGGTGCACAAGACCAACGTCCTCACCCACGCCGGGTCGCTGTGGTTGCGGACCGTCGACGCGGTGAAGGTCGACTTCCCCGACGTCGACGTCGACTACGTCCACGTCGACGCGGCCTGCCTCTACTTCGTCACCCAGCCCGAGCGCTTCGACGTCGTCGTCACCGACAACCTGTTCGGCGACATCGTCACCGACCTCGGTGCCGCGATCGCCGGTGGCATCGGGCTGGCGGCGAGCGGCAACCTCAACGTCGACGGCACCGCTCCGAGCATGTTCGAGCCGGTGCACGGCAGCGCCCCCGACATCGCCGGGCAGGGCAAGGCCGACCCGACCGCCACCGTGCTCTCCGTCGCACTGCTGCTCGACCACGTCGGCTGCCCGGAGGCTGCGCGCAAGGTCGAGGCCGCCGTCGCCGACGACCTCGCCACGCGCGGCACCGCGCCGCGCAGCACCGCCGAGATCGGCGACGCGCTCGCGGCCCGCGTGGGCTGA
- the serA gene encoding phosphoglycerate dehydrogenase, with translation MLVAEELAPAALAVLSGDFEVRHCDGADRSALLPAIADVDALIVRSATKVDAEALAAAKRLQVVARAGVGLDNVDVEAATARGVLVVNAPTSNIVSAAEHAVALLLAAARHIPDANSSLHSGEWKRSKFTGLEVTDKTVGVVGLGRIGVLFAQRMSAFGTRLLAYDPYVPAARAAQIGVTLVTLDELLRESDFVSVHLPKTPETLGLIGERELALMKPTAILVNAARGGLVDEHALAQALKAGVIGGAAIDVFASEPCTESPLFEFDNVVVTPHLGASTVEAQDKAGLAVARSVKLALQGEFVPDAVNVQAGGSVATDVRPGLPLMEKLGRIFTGLAGHVASSITVEVRGEIARNDVSVLQLAALKGVFADVVEEQVSYVNAPLLAKDRGVEVQLFTTEESPDYRNLLTVRGTLPDGKEVSVSGTLSGPRQVEKVTEVNGFDVELVPTQHMLFFRYEDRPGVVGTAGNVLGNAGVNIASMQVARTSQGGEALMALTVDGGVDPATLEEIAREIGAEQVRAVDLVDA, from the coding sequence GTGCTCGTCGCCGAGGAGCTGGCCCCGGCCGCGCTCGCGGTGCTGTCCGGAGACTTCGAGGTGCGCCACTGCGACGGCGCCGACCGCTCGGCGTTGCTGCCGGCGATCGCCGACGTCGACGCGCTGATCGTCCGCAGCGCCACCAAGGTCGACGCCGAGGCGCTCGCCGCGGCCAAGCGCCTGCAGGTGGTGGCCCGCGCCGGCGTCGGTCTCGACAACGTCGACGTCGAGGCGGCCACCGCCCGCGGCGTACTCGTGGTCAACGCACCGACGTCCAACATCGTCTCCGCGGCCGAGCACGCCGTCGCGCTGCTGCTGGCCGCCGCGCGCCACATCCCCGACGCCAACTCCAGCCTGCACTCGGGGGAGTGGAAGCGGTCGAAGTTCACCGGGCTCGAGGTCACCGACAAGACCGTCGGCGTAGTCGGCCTCGGCCGCATCGGCGTGCTGTTCGCGCAGCGCATGAGCGCGTTCGGCACCCGGTTGCTGGCCTACGACCCCTACGTCCCCGCTGCCCGCGCCGCGCAGATCGGCGTCACGCTCGTCACCCTCGACGAGCTGTTGCGGGAGAGCGACTTCGTCTCGGTCCACCTGCCCAAGACGCCGGAGACGCTCGGCCTCATCGGCGAGCGCGAGCTGGCTCTGATGAAGCCGACGGCGATCCTCGTCAACGCTGCGCGCGGCGGCCTCGTCGACGAGCACGCACTCGCGCAGGCGCTCAAGGCCGGGGTGATCGGGGGCGCCGCGATCGACGTCTTCGCCAGCGAGCCGTGCACCGAGTCACCGCTGTTCGAGTTCGACAACGTCGTCGTGACGCCGCACCTCGGCGCCTCGACCGTCGAGGCGCAGGACAAGGCGGGGCTCGCCGTCGCGCGCAGCGTCAAGCTGGCCCTGCAGGGGGAGTTCGTCCCCGACGCGGTCAACGTGCAGGCGGGCGGCAGCGTCGCCACCGACGTGCGGCCCGGACTGCCGCTGATGGAGAAGCTGGGCCGCATCTTCACCGGCCTTGCCGGCCACGTCGCGAGCAGCATCACCGTCGAGGTGCGCGGCGAGATCGCGCGCAACGACGTCAGCGTGCTGCAGCTCGCCGCCCTCAAGGGAGTCTTCGCCGACGTCGTCGAGGAGCAGGTCTCCTACGTCAACGCGCCGTTGCTGGCCAAGGACCGCGGCGTCGAGGTCCAACTGTTCACGACCGAGGAGAGCCCCGACTACCGCAACCTGCTCACCGTCCGGGGGACGCTGCCCGATGGCAAGGAGGTCTCGGTCTCCGGCACGCTGTCGGGCCCGCGCCAGGTCGAGAAGGTCACCGAGGTCAACGGTTTCGACGTCGAGCTGGTCCCGACCCAGCACATGCTCTTCTTCCGCTACGAGGACCGGCCCGGGGTCGTCGGCACCGCCGGCAACGTGCTCGGCAACGCGGGCGTCAACATCGCGAGCATGCAGGTGGCCCGCACGTCGCAGGGCGGCGAGGCGCTGATGGCGCTGACCGTCGACGGCGGGGTCGACCCGGCGACGCTCGAGGAGATCGCCCGCGAGATCGGCGCCGAGCAGGTCCGCGCGGTCGACCTGGTCGACGCGTGA
- the ilvC gene encoding ketol-acid reductoisomerase, with product MAEIFYDDDADLSLVQGRKVAVLGYGSQGHAHALSLKDSGVDVRVGLPETSKSRAQAESDGLPVATPAEACAQADLVMVLAPDTVQRSLYAEAIEPNLQDGDALFFAHGFNIRFDYIKPPGGVDVCMVAPKGPGHLVRRQFVEGRGVPCLVAVEQDAGGQALPLALSYAKGIGGTRAGVIKTTFTEETETDLFGEQAVLCGGASALVQAGFETLTEAGYQPEVAYFECLHELKLIVDLMYEGGLAKMRWSISDTAEYGDYSRGPRVVTPQTKQEMKKILGEIQDGTFAREWIAEDDAGRPQFNAWRQQGAEHPIEEVGGRLRSLMSWIRED from the coding sequence GTGGCTGAGATCTTCTACGACGACGACGCGGACCTCTCGCTCGTCCAGGGCCGCAAGGTCGCCGTGCTCGGCTACGGCAGCCAGGGGCACGCGCACGCGCTCTCGCTCAAGGACTCCGGCGTCGACGTACGCGTCGGCCTGCCGGAGACCTCGAAGAGCCGCGCGCAGGCCGAGAGCGACGGCCTGCCGGTCGCGACACCGGCCGAGGCGTGCGCGCAGGCCGACCTGGTCATGGTGCTCGCTCCCGACACCGTGCAGCGCAGCCTCTACGCCGAGGCGATCGAGCCCAACCTGCAGGACGGCGACGCGCTGTTCTTCGCGCACGGGTTCAACATCCGCTTCGACTACATCAAGCCGCCGGGCGGCGTCGACGTCTGCATGGTCGCGCCCAAGGGACCGGGCCACCTGGTGCGCCGGCAGTTCGTCGAGGGCCGGGGCGTGCCCTGCCTGGTCGCGGTGGAGCAGGACGCCGGCGGGCAGGCACTTCCGCTTGCGCTGTCCTACGCCAAGGGCATCGGGGGCACCCGGGCCGGCGTCATCAAGACGACGTTCACCGAGGAGACCGAGACCGACCTGTTCGGCGAGCAGGCGGTGCTGTGCGGCGGCGCCTCCGCGCTCGTGCAGGCCGGTTTCGAGACGCTGACCGAGGCGGGCTACCAGCCCGAGGTCGCCTACTTCGAGTGCCTGCACGAGCTCAAGCTCATCGTCGACCTGATGTACGAAGGCGGCCTGGCGAAGATGCGCTGGTCGATCTCCGACACCGCGGAGTACGGCGACTACAGCCGCGGCCCGCGGGTGGTCACCCCGCAGACGAAGCAGGAGATGAAGAAGATCCTCGGGGAGATCCAGGACGGCACGTTCGCCCGTGAGTGGATCGCCGAGGACGACGCCGGTCGCCCGCAGTTCAACGCCTGGCGGCAGCAGGGTGCCGAGCACCCGATCGAGGAGGTCGGCGGCCGGCTGCGCTCGCTGATGAGCTGGATCCGTGAGGACTAG
- a CDS encoding alpha/beta hydrolase codes for MEASVLDGVRDRRLTRPDGRVVAWTDWGPAAGTPLLRVPGTPGSRFTIRADRSPWVERNLRAITTERPGFGASTRLPGRGFAEHADDLAAILDEVGVESVFVLGGSGAAPHELAFAARHPDRVRALTVLVGAAPLQDDEVAQMIPVNQESYRLVRGGDVAGLTALLESYREPMRADPLTALSGLMATAPEADKRVMADPGWQASIVLATREALAQGVDGWVDEALAIERDWADVDVEAVQTSITWWHAPGDVNAPLSAARRLVDRLPHAELRLFGEDDGHLAGYHREPEILDELLARG; via the coding sequence ATGGAGGCCAGCGTGCTCGACGGTGTCCGCGACCGGCGGCTGACGCGGCCGGACGGTCGGGTCGTCGCCTGGACCGACTGGGGACCGGCCGCGGGCACGCCGCTGCTGCGGGTGCCGGGCACGCCGGGTTCCCGCTTCACCATCCGCGCCGACCGCAGCCCCTGGGTGGAGCGGAACCTGCGGGCGATCACGACGGAGCGACCCGGGTTCGGCGCCTCCACGAGGCTGCCGGGTCGTGGGTTCGCCGAGCACGCCGACGACCTGGCCGCGATCCTCGACGAGGTCGGCGTCGAGAGCGTCTTCGTGCTGGGCGGCAGCGGCGCGGCGCCGCACGAGCTCGCGTTCGCCGCCCGCCACCCCGACCGGGTGCGGGCGCTGACGGTCCTCGTGGGAGCCGCACCGCTGCAGGACGACGAGGTCGCCCAGATGATCCCGGTCAACCAGGAGTCCTACCGGCTGGTGCGCGGCGGTGACGTGGCCGGCCTCACCGCGCTGCTCGAGTCGTATCGGGAGCCGATGCGCGCCGATCCGCTCACGGCGTTGAGCGGGTTGATGGCCACCGCTCCTGAGGCGGACAAGCGGGTGATGGCCGACCCGGGTTGGCAGGCATCGATCGTCCTCGCCACCCGGGAGGCGCTCGCCCAGGGCGTCGACGGATGGGTCGACGAGGCGCTGGCCATCGAGCGCGACTGGGCCGATGTCGACGTCGAGGCGGTGCAGACCTCGATCACCTGGTGGCACGCCCCGGGCGATGTGAACGCGCCGCTGTCAGCGGCCCGGAGGCTGGTCGACCGGCTTCCACACGCGGAGCTGCGGCTGTTCGGCGAGGACGACGGGCACCTGGCCGGCTACCACCGCGAGCCCGAGATCCTCGACGAGCTGCTGGCGCGGGGCTGA